The Trichoderma atroviride chromosome 5, complete sequence genome contains a region encoding:
- a CDS encoding uncharacterized protein (EggNog:ENOG41~antiSMASH:Cluster_5.8), with translation MPPTPVAAAAATDGFPTPNAQQLKAISKQADGSLSNAPPPAKLADSTLQSLQAIAVNEEFEVAYFRSLLGNITTGVKGYESYKGYDKHALEKIFKVVIAQEELHALNALNALNKFKKLAPLPCKYQFPVTNIHDAIAVAGVFTSFVMGTLQDVSQGAATAGDVGIVRGVASIIGQEGEQNGFYRTFIGAVPSEKPFLTTSVGAFAYSFLNNNVIVPGSCPYDVNAFGIPIFQQLKVKGGPIALAVKPEDQTFDFSADLSTVQGASKFSNGDSTGLFVTYFSGQLLPISVPVKNFKWNGGKVTFQAAFPFEENIMFGLSVAALTDGNNFASPDDVPAKTLAAPALISVNDEF, from the exons ATGCCGCCTA CtcccgtcgccgccgccgctgccacgGACGGCTTTCCCACTCCGAAtgcccagcagctcaaggccatTTCTAAACAAGCCGATGGCTCGCTCTCAAACGCGCCTCCGCCAGCCAAACTGGCCGACAGCACTCTGCAGTCGCTGCAGGCCATTGCCGTCAACGAGGAGTTCGAGGTTGCCTACTTCCGCTCTCTCCTTGGCAACATCACAACTGGTGTCAAGGGTTACGAGTCTTACAAAGGCTATGACAAGCACGCACTGGAGAAGATCTTCAAGGTTGTCATTGCT caagaagagcttcaCGCTCTCAATGCGCTCAACGCGCTGAACAAGTTCAAGAAGCTTGCCCCCCTGCCTTGCAAATACCAATTCCCCGTCACAAACATCCATGACGCCATTGCTGTTGCGGGAGTCTTCACTTCTTTCGTCATGGGCACTCTGCAAGACGTCAGCCAGGGCGCCGCCACAGCTGGAGACGTTGGCATTGTTCGAGGAGTCGCATCCATCATTGGCCAAGAGGGTGAGCAGAATGGCTTCTACCGCACCTTCATCGGCGCCGTGCCCTCCGAAAAGCCATTCTTGACCACCAGCGTCGGCGCTTTTGCTTACTCGTTCCTCAACAACAACGTTATTGTTCCTGGCTCCTGCCCCTATGATGTCAACGCCTTTGGCATCcccatcttccagcagctcaaggtcaagggtGGCCCCATTGCCCTTGCAGTCAAGCCCGAGGACCAGACCTTTGACTTCAGTGCCGATCTGAGCACCGTCCAGGGCGCTTCCAAGTTCAGCAACGGTGACAGCACCGGCCTCTTTGTCACCTACTTCAGCGGCCAGCTGCTCCCCATCAGCGTCCCCGTCAAAAACTTCAAGTGGAACGGCGGCAAGGTCACCTTCCAGGCTGCCTTCCCCTTTGAGGAGAACATCATGTTCGGCCTGTCTGTTGCTGCCTTGACTGATGGCAACAACTTTGCCAGCCCCGATGATGTTCCTGCCAAGACACTCGCTGCCCCAGCTCTCATCAGCGTCAACGATGAGTTCTAA